The Porphyrobacter sp. HT-58-2 genome has a window encoding:
- the ptsP gene encoding phosphoenolpyruvate--protein phosphotransferase — protein sequence MTAAAAARQILMRLTEVMASRMHAQAKLDQVVEIIGECLSSEVCSIYLLREGMLELFATRGLNQSAVHVTRMAIGEGLTGAIAQKVETLNLAEAKAHPDFQYRPETGEEKFHSFAGVPIVYRERAVGVLCVQHVDPRRYEEVEIEALQTTAMVLSELIANAELVDEEEARGLTQEQTGPQQLAGLTLVKGLGAGVAVYHQPRVEITQVMAEDIEAERQRVYRAFDRMREQIDTLASQAEFGVGGEHEEVLETYKMFAYDEGWSRRINEAIDSGLTAEAAIERVQQHTRMRMREIDDPLLADRMHDLEDLANRLLRIVAGQVGTAASQGLRKDTILIARNLGPAELLEYDKRRLKGVILEEGSLTAHVVIVARAMNVPVIGRINNGKGAGVRGTIREGDEILLDATAGNAIVRPLPQVADAFHARFAKSREKQAAYASLRDVEPFTRCGTRIQVMMNAGLRDDMSALGLTGADGVGLFRTEFQFLVSATLPQRERQTRLYRDVLDAAGDKPVIFRTVDIGGDKSVPYLASEIAAQDENPAMGWRALRLALEREGLMKIQARSLLEAAAGRSLYVMFPMVSEPWEFDAAKAVFDEQLAFLRAQKKLLPERIDFGAMLEVPALAEVLDLLLPKLSFLSIGTNDLTQFLFAADRANPKLAERYDWLSPSILRFLRRVMQSSVGSGVDIGVCGEMGGRRLEALALMGIGYRRLSITPAAVGPIKELVRKVDLAELTAAMTGWLADPSLNLREQLAAWADAREIEYD from the coding sequence ATGACCGCTGCTGCTGCCGCCCGCCAGATCCTGATGCGCCTCACGGAGGTAATGGCCTCGCGAATGCACGCGCAGGCCAAGCTTGATCAGGTGGTCGAAATCATCGGCGAATGCCTTTCGAGCGAAGTCTGCTCGATCTATCTGCTGCGCGAAGGGATGCTGGAACTCTTCGCCACCCGCGGCCTTAACCAAAGCGCGGTCCACGTCACCCGCATGGCGATTGGCGAAGGTCTGACCGGGGCGATTGCCCAGAAGGTCGAAACCCTGAATCTTGCCGAGGCCAAGGCCCACCCCGATTTCCAGTACCGCCCCGAAACCGGCGAGGAAAAGTTCCATTCCTTTGCCGGGGTTCCGATTGTCTACCGTGAACGCGCGGTGGGCGTCTTGTGCGTCCAGCATGTCGATCCGCGCCGCTATGAAGAGGTCGAGATCGAGGCGTTGCAGACCACCGCGATGGTGCTGTCCGAACTGATCGCCAATGCCGAACTGGTCGATGAAGAAGAAGCCCGCGGGCTGACGCAGGAACAGACCGGGCCGCAGCAGCTCGCTGGCCTGACGCTGGTCAAGGGGCTGGGGGCGGGGGTTGCCGTCTACCACCAGCCGCGCGTGGAAATCACGCAGGTCATGGCCGAGGATATCGAGGCCGAGCGCCAGCGCGTCTACCGCGCCTTCGACCGGATGCGCGAGCAGATCGACACGCTCGCCAGTCAGGCCGAATTCGGCGTGGGGGGCGAGCATGAGGAAGTGCTCGAGACCTACAAGATGTTCGCCTATGACGAAGGCTGGTCGCGGCGCATCAACGAGGCGATCGATTCCGGCCTGACCGCCGAAGCCGCGATCGAGCGCGTGCAGCAGCACACCCGGATGCGGATGCGCGAAATCGACGATCCGCTGCTCGCCGACCGGATGCACGATCTGGAGGATCTGGCCAACCGGCTGCTTCGTATCGTTGCCGGACAGGTCGGCACCGCCGCCTCGCAGGGCCTGCGCAAGGACACCATCCTGATCGCCCGCAATCTCGGCCCGGCCGAACTGCTCGAATATGACAAGCGGCGGCTGAAGGGCGTGATCCTTGAGGAAGGCTCGCTCACCGCACACGTCGTGATTGTGGCGCGGGCGATGAATGTGCCGGTGATCGGCCGCATCAACAATGGCAAGGGCGCAGGTGTGCGCGGCACGATCCGCGAAGGTGACGAAATCCTGCTCGATGCCACGGCAGGCAATGCCATCGTGCGCCCGCTGCCGCAGGTCGCCGATGCCTTCCACGCACGCTTTGCCAAGAGCCGCGAGAAGCAGGCGGCCTATGCCTCCTTGCGCGATGTGGAACCCTTTACCCGCTGCGGCACGCGCATTCAGGTGATGATGAACGCCGGGCTGCGCGACGACATGAGCGCGCTGGGCCTGACGGGTGCGGACGGCGTGGGCCTGTTCCGCACCGAGTTCCAGTTCCTTGTCTCGGCCACCCTGCCCCAGCGCGAGCGCCAGACGCGGCTCTATCGTGACGTTCTGGATGCGGCAGGCGACAAGCCGGTAATCTTCCGCACGGTCGATATCGGCGGCGACAAGTCGGTGCCTTACCTCGCCAGCGAAATCGCTGCCCAGGACGAAAATCCGGCGATGGGCTGGCGCGCGCTGCGCCTCGCGCTTGAACGCGAAGGGCTGATGAAGATTCAGGCGCGCTCACTGCTGGAGGCGGCGGCCGGGCGTTCGCTTTATGTGATGTTCCCGATGGTCTCCGAGCCGTGGGAGTTCGATGCGGCCAAGGCGGTGTTCGACGAACAGCTCGCTTTCCTGCGCGCGCAAAAGAAACTGCTGCCCGAACGGATAGATTTCGGGGCGATGCTGGAAGTGCCGGCGCTGGCCGAGGTGCTCGATCTGCTGCTGCCCAAGCTGTCCTTCCTGTCGATCGGGACGAATGATCTGACCCAGTTCCTGTTTGCCGCTGACCGCGCCAATCCCAAGCTGGCCGAACGATATGACTGGCTCAGCCCCTCGATCCTCAGGTTTCTGCGCCGGGTCATGCAATCGAGCGTCGGCAGCGGGGTCGATATCGGGGTGTGCGGCGAGATGGGCGGGCGCAGGCTTGAAGCGCTGGCGCTGATGGGGATCGGCTACCGCCGCCTGTCGATCACGCCCGCGGCGGTCGGCCCGATCAAGGAACTGGTGCGCAAGGTCGATCTGGCCGAGCTGACCGCGGCGATGACGGGCTGGCTCGCCGATCCTTCGCTCAATCTGCGGGAGCAACTGGCCGCATGGGCCGATGCGCGCGAGATCGAATACGACTGA
- a CDS encoding YdcH family protein, with protein MASTAVLSHLHALQTKHAGLEARLREEMARPVPDTAMIQSLKKQKLRLKEEIAAH; from the coding sequence ATGGCATCGACCGCAGTGTTGTCACACCTCCACGCCCTTCAGACCAAGCATGCCGGCCTCGAAGCCCGCCTGCGCGAAGAAATGGCCCGGCCCGTGCCCGACACCGCGATGATCCAGTCTCTCAAGAAGCAGAAACTGCGATTGAAGGAAGAAATCGCCGCGCATTGA
- a CDS encoding DUF465 domain-containing protein, with product MTEQELRKKLELLKTEHRDLDAAIAALTEAARGSASADMLQIARLKKRKLRLKDQIAIIEDTLLPDIIA from the coding sequence ATGACCGAGCAGGAGCTCAGGAAAAAGCTCGAATTGCTCAAGACCGAGCATCGCGACCTCGACGCCGCGATCGCCGCCCTGACCGAGGCGGCGCGCGGGAGTGCGTCGGCGGACATGCTCCAGATCGCGCGGCTGAAGAAGCGCAAGCTGCGCCTCAAGGATCAGATCGCGATCATCGAGGATACCCTGCTGCCCGACATCATCGCCTGA
- a CDS encoding DUF1465 family protein: MWRALRLGRRLARIMARTTNLSRPIIEALYTEALVLADEVRAVFAAGTREPVAGEDAFVRLALSTEGLKTTTRMMHVLAWLLNQRALFSGEISENQVRLHGALPPDRGSDPAQLALLEAGTRELIADTERLHQRIARLDEAWRQHFEMASPVRAFQDRLGRELGRLR, from the coding sequence ATGTGGCGGGCGCTGCGCCTGGGGCGTAGGTTGGCGCGCATCATGGCCCGCACCACCAATCTCTCGCGCCCGATCATCGAAGCGCTCTACACCGAAGCGCTTGTCCTCGCCGACGAAGTGCGCGCCGTGTTCGCCGCTGGCACCCGTGAACCGGTGGCCGGAGAAGACGCCTTCGTGCGCCTGGCGCTGTCGACCGAGGGGCTCAAGACCACCACCCGGATGATGCACGTGCTGGCGTGGCTATTGAACCAACGGGCTCTTTTTTCTGGAGAAATTTCGGAAAATCAGGTGCGCCTGCATGGCGCGCTGCCCCCTGATCGCGGTTCTGATCCGGCGCAACTCGCGCTGCTGGAGGCGGGCACCCGCGAGCTGATTGCCGATACCGAGCGCCTGCACCAGCGCATCGCCCGACTGGACGAGGCGTGGCGTCAGCACTTCGAAATGGCGTCGCCGGTGCGTGCCTTTCAGGATCGGCTGGGCCGGGAACTGGGTCGGCTGAGATAA
- the glpK gene encoding glycerol kinase GlpK: MSDYVLVLDEGTTSTRAMLFAADGVLVASAQEPLTQHYPQSGWVEHDPREIWDKTLRCALAVMPKAGGAASIACIGITNQRETVVAWDRQTGEPLTNAIVWQDRRTEPFCAELRAAGHEAGVQERTGLLLDPYFSGTKMRWMLDNVPEVRGAAERGVLAFGTVESWLTFKLTGGAAHVTDASNASRTLLMGLEDAQFDEGLCDLIGVPRAALPGVVDMAGPLAMTATELFGRAIPITGLVGDQQAATIGQACLAPGQTKATYGTGAFVLTCQGNRIPRSKNRLLGTVLTQIDGARTYAIEGSVFVAGSLVQWLRDSLGVVEVASQTEELARSIPDSGGVVIVPALSGLGAPHWQAEARGVIAGLSFATGKAQLARAALEAMAHQTHDLGAAYAADGAPWQTLRIDGGMAANDWMAQDLADMLGVPVERPGFVETTALGAAMLAAAGSGIYPDLSTACQAMRGRLARFEPQMEAEVRDARLAAWKKALAAA, translated from the coding sequence ATGTCTGATTATGTCCTGGTGCTTGATGAAGGTACCACTTCCACCCGCGCCATGCTGTTTGCCGCAGACGGCGTGCTGGTCGCCTCTGCGCAGGAACCCTTGACCCAGCATTACCCGCAAAGCGGCTGGGTCGAGCATGACCCGCGCGAAATCTGGGACAAGACGCTTCGCTGTGCGCTGGCGGTGATGCCCAAGGCAGGCGGCGCGGCGAGCATTGCCTGCATCGGCATAACCAACCAGCGCGAAACCGTGGTGGCATGGGATCGTCAGACCGGAGAGCCGCTGACCAACGCAATCGTGTGGCAGGACCGCCGCACAGAACCCTTTTGCGCCGAACTGCGCGCCGCGGGCCACGAAGCCGGGGTGCAGGAGCGCACCGGACTGCTGCTTGATCCCTATTTCTCCGGGACGAAGATGCGCTGGATGCTCGACAACGTGCCGGAGGTGCGCGGCGCGGCAGAACGTGGTGTGCTGGCCTTCGGAACGGTTGAGAGCTGGCTCACCTTCAAGCTTACCGGCGGCGCGGCCCATGTCACTGATGCTTCGAATGCCAGTCGCACTTTGCTGATGGGGCTGGAGGATGCGCAATTCGATGAAGGGCTGTGCGACCTCATCGGCGTGCCGCGTGCGGCGCTTCCCGGCGTGGTCGATATGGCCGGGCCGCTTGCGATGACAGCCACAGAGCTCTTCGGACGGGCCATCCCGATCACGGGCCTTGTGGGCGATCAGCAGGCGGCCACCATCGGTCAGGCCTGCCTCGCGCCCGGTCAGACCAAGGCCACCTATGGCACCGGCGCTTTCGTCCTCACCTGTCAGGGCAACCGGATTCCGCGCTCCAAGAACCGCCTGCTTGGTACGGTGCTGACCCAGATCGATGGCGCGCGCACCTATGCCATCGAAGGTTCGGTGTTCGTCGCAGGCAGCCTGGTGCAGTGGCTCAGAGATTCACTCGGGGTCGTCGAGGTCGCCAGTCAGACCGAGGAACTCGCCCGCTCAATCCCCGACAGCGGCGGGGTGGTGATCGTGCCGGCGCTGTCAGGTCTTGGTGCGCCGCATTGGCAGGCCGAGGCGCGAGGCGTGATTGCGGGGCTCTCGTTCGCCACCGGGAAGGCCCAGTTGGCACGGGCGGCGCTGGAGGCAATGGCGCATCAGACCCACGATCTGGGAGCGGCCTATGCCGCTGATGGCGCGCCTTGGCAGACGCTCAGGATTGATGGCGGTATGGCGGCGAACGACTGGATGGCGCAGGATCTGGCCGACATGCTCGGTGTGCCGGTGGAGCGCCCCGGATTTGTCGAGACGACTGCGCTGGGCGCGGCGATGCTGGCGGCCGCAGGATCGGGGATTTATCCTGATCTTTCAACTGCATGCCAAGCCATGCGCGGACGGCTGGCCCGGTTCGAACCGCAGATGGAGGCCGAGGTGCGAGATGCACGGTTGGCGGCGTGGAAGAAGGCGCTTGCTGCCGCCTGA
- a CDS encoding MBL fold metallo-hydrolase, with product MVTIPPQPWPTGLAEDVEPLVRRVLAPNPSPYTFTGTQTYVVGMTDGPDCAVIDPGPDEAAHIDAIIAAIAGRQVLAIMCTHTHRDHSPAAAPLAARTGAPIVGCAPLVLSSDLPRSDEAFDTTYAPDRVLLDGEAMRGTGWTLTAVATPGHTSNHLCFALEESGALFTGDHVMGWSTSVVVPPDGDMGDYMASLEKLLARDDARYHSAHGAAIDKPRQLVRGMIGHRRQRENQILRLLGEGARPVSGFIPAMYKGLDERLIPAAEMSVTAHLIDLEKRGMVRRSEQIWQLVSD from the coding sequence ATGGTCACGATCCCTCCCCAACCCTGGCCCACGGGGCTTGCCGAAGATGTCGAGCCGCTGGTCCGGCGCGTGCTCGCGCCCAACCCCTCGCCCTATACCTTTACAGGCACCCAGACCTATGTCGTCGGCATGACGGACGGGCCGGATTGCGCGGTGATCGACCCTGGGCCCGACGAGGCCGCGCATATCGACGCGATCATCGCCGCCATTGCCGGACGGCAGGTGCTGGCCATCATGTGCACCCACACCCACCGTGATCATTCCCCTGCCGCCGCACCGCTGGCGGCGCGGACCGGCGCACCGATCGTCGGATGCGCGCCACTGGTGCTGTCATCCGATCTGCCGCGCTCGGACGAAGCCTTCGACACCACCTATGCCCCGGACCGCGTGCTGCTCGATGGCGAAGCGATGCGCGGCACCGGCTGGACGCTCACCGCCGTTGCCACCCCGGGCCACACCTCGAACCACCTGTGCTTCGCGCTGGAGGAGAGCGGCGCGCTGTTCACCGGCGATCACGTGATGGGCTGGTCGACCAGCGTGGTCGTCCCGCCCGACGGCGACATGGGCGATTACATGGCAAGCCTTGAAAAGCTACTTGCGCGCGATGATGCGCGCTACCATTCAGCTCACGGAGCGGCGATCGATAAACCCCGCCAACTGGTGCGCGGCATGATCGGTCACCGTCGTCAGCGCGAGAACCAGATCCTGCGTCTGCTGGGCGAGGGCGCGCGGCCCGTCAGCGGCTTCATCCCCGCGATGTACAAGGGTCTGGACGAACGCCTGATCCCGGCAGCGGAAATGAGTGTGACTGCGCATCTCATCGATCTGGAAAAGCGCGGCATGGTAAGGCGCAGCGAACAAATATGGCAGCTTGTCAGCGATTGA
- a CDS encoding helix-turn-helix domain-containing protein codes for MFRFPAVNGSQGSEYLARPEIAAGEVTLRDLVANARFLTIGPRLPPRIKEIVNETFGPVEVHSIERDNIRGISSQATSFSIIIALFDDIARAKRAFREHKWLLDNKLCYAIMTEANPRGRAALMRFAFDDVFDSRAKPTDIIIRMKAHVSRQMIYNSAVKNDESFQLFCDENIEGRVYSSQMEILKQLYNNMGKVVRYRDLASYDYHSSDFRFKSLKVRIHKIRKRLKNHEIRCERGSGYVLVKLDS; via the coding sequence GTGTTCCGCTTCCCGGCGGTCAATGGCAGTCAGGGATCTGAGTATTTGGCGAGGCCTGAGATCGCTGCTGGCGAGGTTACTCTGCGTGACCTCGTTGCCAATGCGCGGTTCCTTACGATCGGGCCTCGGCTTCCGCCGCGGATCAAGGAAATCGTAAATGAGACATTTGGCCCCGTGGAGGTTCACTCAATCGAGCGGGACAATATCAGGGGCATTTCCAGTCAGGCGACATCCTTTTCAATCATCATCGCATTGTTCGACGATATCGCGAGGGCCAAGCGGGCCTTTCGGGAGCATAAGTGGCTTCTCGATAATAAGCTCTGCTATGCAATAATGACCGAGGCCAACCCAAGAGGGCGTGCCGCTCTTATGCGCTTTGCTTTCGATGATGTCTTTGATTCGCGAGCAAAGCCAACTGACATAATCATCCGAATGAAGGCGCATGTCAGTCGCCAGATGATCTACAACTCTGCTGTAAAGAACGACGAATCGTTTCAGTTGTTTTGTGATGAAAACATTGAAGGGCGTGTTTATTCATCACAAATGGAAATTCTTAAACAGCTTTACAATAACATGGGTAAAGTTGTCCGATATCGCGACTTGGCCTCTTACGATTATCATTCCAGCGACTTTCGCTTCAAATCGCTGAAAGTGAGAATTCACAAGATACGCAAAAGGCTGAAAAATCATGAGATAAGATGCGAGCGGGGCTCTGGATATGTCTTGGTAAAGCTGGATAGCTGA
- the nadA gene encoding quinolinate synthase NadA — protein sequence MSLLTRNPTGADLLAEIDRLRKERNAVILAHYYQTPDIQDIADFVGDSLELSRKAAATDADVIAFCGVKFMADTAKILSPHKTVILPDMDAGCSLEDSCPPEKFRAFREAHPDHIALTYINCSTEVKALSDVIVTSSSAETILAQIPPEQKIIFGPDRHLGGYLARKFNREMLLWPGVCIVHEAFSETELLKLKEQYPGAPIAAHPECPPTIIDHADYVGSTSGILKFAQEFEGDTLIVATEPHIIHQMEKALPEKTFIGAPGADGNCSCNICPYMALNTMEKLYVALRDLQPQIEIEEGIRLKAKRSLDRMLEMASGTVGMGDLGKVRFSVD from the coding sequence ATGAGCCTGCTGACCCGCAACCCCACCGGCGCCGACCTGCTCGCCGAGATCGACCGCCTCCGGAAGGAGCGCAATGCGGTGATCCTCGCGCATTACTACCAGACGCCCGACATTCAGGACATTGCCGACTTCGTGGGGGATTCGCTGGAGCTGTCGCGCAAGGCGGCGGCGACCGATGCCGATGTGATCGCCTTCTGCGGGGTCAAGTTCATGGCCGACACGGCGAAGATCCTCTCCCCCCACAAGACCGTGATCCTGCCCGACATGGACGCCGGGTGCAGCCTGGAAGACAGCTGCCCGCCCGAGAAATTCCGCGCTTTCCGCGAGGCCCACCCCGATCACATCGCGCTGACCTACATCAACTGTTCGACCGAGGTGAAGGCGCTGTCGGACGTGATCGTGACGTCCTCCAGCGCCGAGACGATCCTCGCCCAGATCCCGCCGGAGCAGAAGATCATCTTCGGCCCCGACCGGCACCTCGGCGGATACCTCGCCCGCAAGTTTAATCGCGAGATGCTGCTGTGGCCCGGCGTGTGCATCGTCCACGAGGCGTTCAGCGAGACCGAACTGCTCAAGCTGAAAGAGCAATACCCCGGCGCGCCCATCGCCGCGCACCCCGAATGCCCGCCGACGATCATCGACCACGCGGACTATGTCGGCTCGACCAGCGGCATCCTCAAATTCGCGCAGGAATTCGAAGGCGACACCCTGATCGTCGCCACCGAGCCGCACATCATCCACCAGATGGAAAAGGCACTGCCCGAGAAGACCTTCATCGGTGCGCCCGGCGCGGACGGGAACTGTTCGTGCAACATCTGCCCCTACATGGCGCTCAACACGATGGAGAAGCTGTATGTCGCCCTGCGCGATTTGCAGCCGCAGATCGAAATCGAGGAAGGCATCCGCCTGAAGGCGAAGCGCAGCCTCGACCGCATGCTCGAAATGGCGAGCGGGACTGTGGGCATGGGGGACCTGGGGAAGGTTCGCTTCAGCGTGGATTGA
- a CDS encoding DMT family transporter encodes MENEGAPQAQVVAALARPRSIALLAALLAGNVALAIGPWFVRVADTGPVAAGFWRLFLALPFLVLLARASGQRLTGIPVKTLALVALGAVTFALDLASWHIGIGMTRLGNATLFGNAGSIVLLFWGFIIARTLPGRLEWLAIIFALTGAAILMGRSLEISDETLIGDLFSVAAGLLYAVYLLTLQGARGAFGSWSLLVWVSLFGAPVLLVIALLLGEPVWPQAWGPVVGLFVLSQLVGQGLMVFALRYFPPLVVGLALLTQPAVASLYGWLAFGEVLSGLDIVGMVLVGAALAVSRAKA; translated from the coding sequence ATGGAAAATGAGGGTGCGCCCCAAGCACAAGTTGTCGCCGCGCTGGCGCGCCCCCGCAGCATCGCGCTGCTGGCGGCGCTGCTCGCCGGCAATGTCGCGCTGGCGATAGGCCCGTGGTTCGTGCGGGTTGCGGACACGGGGCCGGTAGCGGCCGGGTTCTGGCGGCTGTTCCTCGCGCTGCCCTTCCTCGTGCTGCTGGCGCGAGCGAGCGGCCAACGGCTGACGGGCATTCCGGTCAAGACCCTCGCGCTGGTGGCGCTGGGGGCGGTGACCTTCGCACTCGATCTTGCCAGCTGGCACATCGGCATCGGCATGACGCGGCTGGGGAATGCGACCCTGTTCGGCAATGCCGGGTCGATCGTGCTGCTGTTCTGGGGCTTCATCATCGCGCGCACGCTGCCGGGACGGCTGGAATGGCTGGCGATCATCTTCGCGCTGACGGGCGCGGCGATCCTGATGGGGCGCAGTCTGGAGATCTCGGACGAGACGCTGATCGGCGACCTGTTCAGCGTGGCAGCGGGTCTGCTCTACGCGGTGTACCTGCTGACCTTGCAGGGCGCGCGGGGCGCGTTCGGATCATGGAGCCTGCTCGTCTGGGTGAGCCTGTTCGGCGCGCCGGTGCTGCTGGTGATCGCCTTGCTGCTGGGCGAGCCGGTGTGGCCGCAGGCGTGGGGGCCGGTGGTGGGTTTGTTCGTGCTGAGCCAGCTGGTGGGGCAGGGGCTGATGGTCTTCGCGCTCAGATACTTCCCCCCGCTGGTGGTGGGATTGGCGCTGCTGACCCAGCCTGCCGTGGCCTCGCTCTACGGCTGGCTGGCCTTCGGCGAGGTGCTGAGCGGGCTGGATATTGTCGGGATGGTGCTGGTGGGCGCGGCGCTGGCGGTGTCGCGGGCGAAGGCCTAA
- a CDS encoding alkene reductase encodes MHDALFQPLQMGALHAKNRIHMAPLTRGRAADPMFVPNELMALYYRQRAGAGMILTEATGISREGLGWPSAPGIWSDEQTEAWKATTKAVHEEGGLIVMQLWHMGRIVHPYFLDGEPPFSASATTAPGEAHTPIGKQAYAQAREMTHEDIKRTIADYRRAAENAKKAGFDGVQLHSANGYLVDQFLRDKTNLRTDEYGGTPENRTRFMREVLEALIDVWGADRVGIRLSPNGDSQGTDDSNPPATFGAAAKVCEELGLAFVELREPGPEGTFGQTDVPKQSPLIRQIYTGKLILNSDYTAEQAEADVTSGKCDAVSFGRPYISNPDLEKRIAAGAHWNPNKDVPKSWYFPIPEGYVDYPTLEEEQAEAAE; translated from the coding sequence ATGCACGATGCCCTGTTCCAGCCGCTCCAGATGGGCGCGCTCCATGCCAAGAACCGCATCCACATGGCCCCGCTCACCCGTGGCCGCGCCGCCGACCCGATGTTCGTCCCCAACGAGCTGATGGCGCTCTACTATCGCCAGCGCGCGGGCGCGGGGATGATCCTGACCGAAGCGACCGGCATCAGCCGCGAGGGCCTCGGCTGGCCCTCCGCGCCGGGCATCTGGAGCGATGAACAGACCGAAGCGTGGAAAGCCACCACCAAGGCGGTTCACGAGGAAGGCGGCCTGATCGTCATGCAGCTGTGGCACATGGGCCGCATCGTCCACCCCTATTTCCTCGATGGCGAGCCGCCCTTCTCGGCGAGCGCCACCACCGCGCCGGGCGAAGCGCATACGCCGATCGGCAAGCAGGCTTACGCGCAGGCGCGCGAGATGACCCATGAGGACATCAAGCGCACCATCGCCGACTATCGCCGCGCGGCTGAAAACGCCAAGAAGGCGGGCTTTGACGGGGTGCAACTGCACAGCGCGAACGGCTATCTGGTTGACCAGTTCCTGCGCGACAAGACTAACCTGCGCACCGACGAATACGGCGGCACCCCCGAAAACCGCACCCGCTTCATGCGTGAAGTGCTCGAAGCGCTGATCGACGTGTGGGGCGCGGACCGCGTCGGCATCCGCCTGTCGCCAAACGGCGATTCGCAAGGCACCGACGACAGCAACCCGCCCGCGACCTTCGGCGCTGCCGCCAAGGTGTGCGAGGAGCTGGGCCTTGCCTTCGTCGAACTGCGCGAGCCCGGGCCGGAGGGCACCTTCGGCCAGACCGACGTGCCCAAGCAAAGCCCGCTGATCCGCCAGATCTACACCGGCAAGCTGATCCTCAATTCGGACTACACGGCCGAGCAGGCCGAGGCCGACGTCACCAGCGGCAAGTGCGACGCGGTGAGCTTTGGCCGCCCCTATATCTCCAACCCCGATCTCGAAAAGCGCATCGCGGCCGGTGCGCACTGGAACCCCAACAAGGACGTGCCCAAGAGCTGGTACTTCCCGATTCCGGAAGGCTACGTCGATTACCCGACGCTTGAGGAAGAACAGGCCGAGGCGGCGGAGTAA
- the lipB gene encoding lipoyl(octanoyl) transferase LipB, with the protein MASTAQASGHAFPIEWRRDSAQVPYAQALAEMEARNAGVHAGEAAELIWLLEHPPVYTAGTSADPSELVDPRFEVVEAGRGGRYTYHGPGQRVGYLVLDLTKRGKDVRCFVHAIEGWVIATLATLGVESWRAEGRVGIWTRDIDGSEAKIGAIGVRVRRWVTMHGFSVNLDPDLSHFGGIVPCGIAEYGVTSLARLGLTVSPDQWDEALTATSDDFLDALDAAAKRACR; encoded by the coding sequence ATGGCAAGCACTGCTCAGGCCTCTGGCCACGCATTCCCCATCGAGTGGCGGCGCGACAGCGCGCAGGTGCCATACGCGCAGGCTCTGGCCGAAATGGAAGCGCGCAATGCTGGCGTTCATGCAGGCGAGGCCGCCGAATTGATCTGGCTGCTCGAACATCCCCCTGTATACACCGCCGGCACCAGCGCGGATCCGTCCGAACTTGTCGATCCGCGCTTCGAGGTGGTCGAGGCTGGGCGCGGCGGGCGCTACACCTATCATGGGCCGGGACAGCGGGTGGGCTATCTGGTGCTCGACCTGACGAAGCGCGGCAAGGATGTGCGCTGCTTCGTTCATGCGATCGAAGGCTGGGTGATCGCCACGCTCGCGACCCTTGGGGTCGAAAGCTGGCGCGCCGAGGGCCGCGTCGGGATATGGACGCGCGACATTGACGGGTCGGAGGCCAAGATCGGAGCAATCGGCGTGCGCGTGCGGCGCTGGGTGACGATGCACGGCTTTTCAGTCAACCTCGATCCCGACCTCAGCCACTTCGGTGGGATCGTGCCTTGCGGGATTGCCGAATATGGCGTCACCAGTCTTGCGCGGCTGGGCCTGACCGTCTCTCCCGATCAATGGGACGAAGCGCTGACAGCGACCAGCGATGATTTCCTTGACGCCTTGGATGCTGCCGCCAAAAGGGCGTGCCGATGA